One Cellulosimicrobium protaetiae genomic region harbors:
- a CDS encoding RNA polymerase sigma factor has protein sequence MSPPPEAKARARLDRLYRDHARSVYRCAATRLSPQDAEDVVCEVFVVAWRRITEVPPYELGWLLRVTRNVMANHLRAGSRRAALVRRVTGVSPLSVPDHAGDVVGQDAAERLLARLPARDQEVLRLLVLEDLSVPELAEALGCRPNTASARVRRAKERLARLYAEHDRSAETPSRTPSPPASPPPAAPSYATVGATASTREGTTP, from the coding sequence ATGTCCCCACCCCCCGAGGCGAAGGCGCGGGCGCGTCTCGACCGCCTCTACCGCGACCACGCGCGGTCGGTGTACCGGTGCGCGGCGACGCGGCTGTCCCCGCAGGACGCGGAGGACGTCGTGTGCGAGGTGTTCGTGGTGGCCTGGCGCCGGATCACGGAGGTCCCGCCGTACGAGCTCGGCTGGCTCCTGCGGGTCACGCGCAACGTCATGGCGAACCACCTGCGTGCAGGGTCGCGCCGGGCCGCGCTCGTGCGCCGCGTCACGGGCGTCTCCCCGCTGAGCGTGCCCGACCACGCGGGCGACGTCGTCGGGCAGGACGCCGCCGAGAGGCTGCTCGCGCGACTGCCCGCGCGCGACCAGGAGGTCCTGCGGCTCCTCGTGCTCGAGGACCTCTCCGTCCCCGAGCTCGCCGAGGCGCTCGGGTGCCGCCCCAACACCGCGTCGGCGCGGGTGCGGCGCGCCAAGGAGCGCCTGGCGCGCCTGTACGCCGAGCACGACCGGTCCGCGGAGACCCCGAGCCGGACCCCGAGCCCGCCCGCGTCGCCGCCACCGGCCGCGCCGTCGTACGCCACCGTCGGTGCCACCGCCTCGACCCGAGAGGGGACAACCCCGTGA
- a CDS encoding multicopper oxidase domain-containing protein: protein MSEPTTETEAPPRPLSRRTLLAGVGVVAASPAAALLLGAGGSVSPASAAAPSQAAAAVPAATGTVRKITMYAERISDTLVGYGLERGKASVPGPILEMWEGETLEITLVNTTDKRLSIHPHGVNYDVNSDGSAFNNSFNEPGETRTYTWSTVKMARDRGIWMPGSAGYWHYHDHAWGDHGTQGLAAGLYGALVVRRVGDVLPQKQFTMVFNDMTINNKVAPDTPMFEAKLGERVEFICIGHGNQLHTFHLHAHRWANNRTGLLADQYDPSQVVDNRDLNPGDAFGFQVVAGLGVGPGAWMYHCHVQFHSDGGMAGIFLVRNADGSMPPGAQESIDRFQGHGSHTMSAPSGAAPSGATPTTGGAVAGGTGPAVVDLTGHAGH from the coding sequence ATGTCCGAGCCGACGACCGAGACCGAGGCCCCACCGCGACCGCTCTCGCGCCGCACCCTGCTCGCCGGGGTCGGCGTCGTCGCCGCGAGCCCGGCGGCAGCGCTCCTGCTCGGCGCCGGCGGCAGCGTCAGCCCCGCTTCCGCTGCCGCCCCCTCCCAGGCGGCCGCGGCCGTCCCCGCCGCGACGGGCACGGTCCGCAAGATCACGATGTACGCCGAGCGCATCTCCGACACGCTCGTCGGGTACGGCCTCGAGCGCGGCAAGGCGAGCGTCCCCGGCCCGATCCTCGAGATGTGGGAGGGCGAGACGCTCGAGATCACGCTCGTCAACACGACGGACAAGCGCCTCTCGATCCACCCGCACGGCGTGAACTACGACGTCAACAGCGACGGCAGCGCGTTCAACAACTCGTTCAACGAGCCGGGCGAGACGCGGACCTACACCTGGTCGACCGTGAAGATGGCGCGCGACCGCGGCATCTGGATGCCGGGCAGCGCGGGCTACTGGCACTACCACGACCACGCGTGGGGCGACCACGGCACGCAGGGCCTCGCCGCCGGTCTCTACGGCGCGCTCGTCGTGCGCCGCGTGGGCGACGTGCTGCCGCAGAAGCAGTTCACGATGGTCTTCAACGACATGACCATCAACAACAAGGTCGCGCCGGACACGCCGATGTTCGAGGCGAAGCTCGGCGAGCGCGTCGAGTTCATCTGCATCGGCCACGGCAACCAGCTCCACACGTTCCACCTGCACGCCCACCGGTGGGCGAACAACCGGACCGGGCTGCTCGCCGACCAGTACGACCCGAGCCAGGTCGTGGACAACCGGGACCTCAACCCGGGCGACGCGTTCGGGTTCCAGGTCGTCGCCGGTCTGGGCGTCGGGCCGGGCGCGTGGATGTACCACTGCCACGTCCAGTTCCACTCCGACGGCGGGATGGCGGGCATCTTCCTGGTCCGCAACGCCGACGGCTCCATGCCGCCGGGCGCGCAGGAGTCCATCGACCGGTTCCAGGGCCACGGCAGCCACACGATGTCGGCACCCTCGGGCGCCGCCCCGTCGGGGGCCACCCCCACCACCGGGGGTGCCGTCGCCGGCGGGACCGGACCGGCCGTCGTCGACCTCACGGGACACGCCGGCCACTGA
- a CDS encoding alpha/beta fold hydrolase, with translation MSERKTYTLDVPGAVVAYDVRTPDVAGDRPPVVVMGSPMAASGFEQLAGLLDDRVVVTYDPRGTERSTLAADGEVSVEAHADDLHAVVSAVGLGPVDVFGSSGGGVVGLSWVERYPGDVRTFVSHEPPITPLLEDAATATAVQADIVETYRREGFGPAMAKFVALVSHVGPLPADYLDRPAPDPAMFGFPTEDDGGRDDLLLGKNLATMPSWSPDGDALRASATRVVPAVSAQGEGTLAWRGGAALAALLGVDAVTFPGDHGGFMVSEWSPDNDPAAFAAALRAVLDA, from the coding sequence ATGAGCGAGCGCAAGACCTACACCCTGGACGTGCCCGGCGCCGTCGTCGCCTACGACGTCCGGACGCCGGACGTGGCGGGCGACCGGCCGCCCGTGGTGGTCATGGGCTCGCCCATGGCGGCCTCGGGGTTCGAGCAGCTCGCGGGGCTGCTCGACGACCGGGTGGTCGTGACGTACGACCCGCGCGGCACCGAGCGCAGCACGCTCGCGGCGGACGGCGAGGTCTCGGTCGAGGCCCACGCCGACGACCTGCACGCCGTGGTGTCGGCGGTCGGCCTGGGGCCGGTGGACGTCTTCGGGTCGAGCGGGGGCGGCGTCGTCGGGCTGTCGTGGGTCGAGCGGTACCCGGGGGACGTGCGGACGTTCGTCTCGCACGAGCCGCCGATCACGCCGCTGCTCGAGGACGCCGCGACGGCGACGGCGGTCCAGGCCGACATCGTCGAGACGTACCGCCGCGAGGGGTTCGGGCCCGCGATGGCGAAGTTCGTCGCGCTCGTGAGCCACGTGGGCCCGCTGCCGGCCGACTACCTCGACCGTCCCGCGCCCGACCCGGCGATGTTCGGGTTCCCGACCGAGGACGACGGTGGGCGCGACGACCTGCTCCTCGGCAAGAACCTCGCGACCATGCCGTCGTGGTCCCCGGACGGGGACGCGCTGCGGGCGTCGGCGACGCGGGTCGTGCCCGCCGTGAGCGCGCAGGGCGAGGGCACGCTCGCGTGGCGTGGCGGGGCCGCGCTGGCCGCGCTGCTCGGGGTCGACGCGGTCACGTTCCCCGGGGACCACGGGGGCTTCATGGTGAGCGAGTGGTCGCCGGACAACGACCCGGCAGCGTTCGCCGCGGCGCTGCGCGCGGTGCTCGACGCCTGA